The DNA sequence GCAGCGCGTTTCGATCTTCCTTCAAGTAAGTGCCCGGGCCGAAAGAGCCCCCGCTCTCGCCGATGGCCCGATGAAACAGACCTCTGGCTAACGGCGATGCAACGAGCACGTTGACGCTCCAGGAACCCGCCGATTCGCCGAAGATGGTCACTCGGTTTGGATCGCCCCCAAAGGCCGCGATGTTTTTCTGCACCCACTTCAGCGCGGCGATCTGATCCAGCACGCCGTAGTTGCCGGATGAATGCTGCGGCGATTCAGCGGTCAGCTCGGGATGAGCAAGATAGCCCAACGGGCCGACCCGGTAGTTGATCGTCACCAGGACGACGCCTTTCTTCGCCAGGGCGGTCCCGTCGTACACGCGATTCGCTCCCGATCCACGAGTCAGCGCGCCGCCGTGGATCCACACCATGACCGGACGTTTATCACTCGGTTTGGCAGCGGTCCACACATTGAGGTACAGGCAATCTTCACTCTGCTTCTGAGGCGGTGAATAATACATTGATGTCGAGGGGTACGACGCTTGAGGACACTGGGGTCCAAAGGCATCGCACTGGCGGACTCCAGTCCATGTCACAACCGGCCGAGGAGCTTTCCAGCGCAACTCGCCCACCGGAGGGGCGGCGAAAGGAATGCCTTTGAAACTCCGAACTCCGTCCGCCGCTGTTCCGGAAACCAGTCCTCCATCTACTTTGATAGTGTCGTTGGGAACAGAGGCCAGGCCCGAAACGGCCAGGGCAAACGCGAAAGCAAGCGTAGTCAGATTGCGCAGCATGTGAATCCTCCAGTATCAGGTTTGATAATGCGTTCGTCGTCCCGCCTTCAGGCGGAAGTTTGTAGCCACGTTGCGTGAGGCGCTACCCGGACAACTTCCGCCTGAAGGCGGGACTACGAACAGCTTATCGATTACAAGTCGCCGTCATCGTTTCGGGTCGTTGGCGTCGATGAACTTCACAAGACTCTCTGCATATTCCTTTGGAATGTAGCCCGACGCGATGGCTGTCAGGTGAGACTTGCCGGGCAACACCACGTTGGTGAATTTCTTGACCTCGCGCGCCATGCGCGTTGTCTTTGCGTTGGGCCGATCGAACTCGCCGTTGATCGCAATCATCGGGATGTTCAATTTCGTGAGATCAAGTTGCGGCCCGGCCGGACGCGCGGGAGCGGCAGTGGTAGCCGGTCGTGCTGCCGGAGGAGTCTCGGCGAGCTTCTCTGCGTCTTCGCGGCTCATTCCGTTATCCATGGCATGCCTTATTCGAAGCCGCTTGCTTACCTCGTCTTCTTGCGGATCGCGCCCCTGCTTATCGGCCGGCGCCTTCGCCTTCCATTCTGGATCAACCTCAGGTATGCCCGAACCGCCGAAGCCGGCGGTGATCATTCGATCCGGGATCATCGTCAACAGCCGTCCGACGATTCCGCCGCCCATCGAATAGCCGTGGAAGTGGGCCTTTTTGATCTTGAGATGATCCATCAGCTCGACCACGTCCTCCGCTTTGCCTGGCCCGTTAAGCTGGGGCTTGTCGCTCTTGCCGTGATTTCGGCAATCCAGCGCCACGACCATGTGGTTCTTGGCCAGCGCGTCGAAAATTCCATTGGCGAGCCAATTCCCCGCGGCGCTGCCTGTATACCCGTGGATCAGGATGACCGCCGTGCCCTTGCCTTTGACGTAATAGTGAATCTTCACGCCGTCGGAGGCCGTCATGTAGTCCTCCTTCGGCTGGTCGTTGCCTTTTCCACCGCCTCTGGCGAAACCCGTCCCGGCCATCATCACGAGGCAAAGAGCGTATCTTAGAAG is a window from the Acidobacteriota bacterium genome containing:
- a CDS encoding alpha/beta hydrolase, giving the protein MKRQILLRYALCLVMMAGTGFARGGGKGNDQPKEDYMTASDGVKIHYYVKGKGTAVILIHGYTGSAAGNWLANGIFDALAKNHMVVALDCRNHGKSDKPQLNGPGKAEDVVELMDHLKIKKAHFHGYSMGGGIVGRLLTMIPDRMITAGFGGSGIPEVDPEWKAKAPADKQGRDPQEDEVSKRLRIRHAMDNGMSREDAEKLAETPPAARPATTAAPARPAGPQLDLTKLNIPMIAINGEFDRPNAKTTRMAREVKKFTNVVLPGKSHLTAIASGYIPKEYAESLVKFIDANDPKR